The sequence GCAGGAGAGTGTGGAATGTGGCAAACGATGCCAGACGGTCCGGCCGTTAAAGGAACGGGATGAACCGCTGCAGCGGACTGTTCTCGGGAATGATACGTTCCAAGTCTTTCAGCGCAATTGGGAAGTAGGGGAAGCCCCACACGTACGGGGTGATTTCATACAGCTGGAAGAAGACGACGAGTGAGGTGTCCGCCAAATAGAAATCCTGGTCGCGCCGGATACCGGTGAATGGGGGATCGAGCAGGTCCACATCCCATTGGTCGATCTTTTTACGGACGATCTCCGAGATCGGTTTCTCGAACTCCTGGGAACCGAACAGGTCATGCAGTGAATATTTTTTACCGGTTGTTGTATCAAATGTCAGCGGTTTGACGACAGTCATCCCGTGCGCCCCCCCTGTAAATGAGTAGGCGATCAGCGTCAGGCTCAGAATATCGCGTTCATTAGTCTTCACTTCATAGTAAACGATCAGTTCCACAAGATTCGGATCATAATAATTCTGGTCGATGAGCAGCTGGTTCAGCGCATCCCGGATTTGGGTGTTCAGGCTATGCTGGACAGCAGGGAGATGGGGCAATAGGACTTCTGGATAGACGATTGAAACGGAAGGGGACGGATTCGGCAGCGGCCGGGATGTGACCAGTACAGGATTGTTCCTCAAGACATCATCCTTTCTCTATTCTCCATTGTATGTAGATGGGTCTTGCAGCATGACCTCATACGAAAACAGCCGCCCCGGGGTTGGGGACGGCTGTTCGTCAGGTGTCAGCGTTTTTTGCTCATCTCGTCGTGCATGAGATCGATGTTGTAGTTCAAGTATTTCACATACGTATCGATTTCCTCGCCGGGATCTCCGATTTCGTCCGAATAGATCGGTTTGTCTGCGATCGGGACACCGGTCTCTTTCGATACAGTTTCCATCGGACGAGTGTCGACGTTCGACTCAACGAACAGGACAGGAACCTTATGCTCTTTGATGAAGTGTACGAGATCCTTGATCTGTTTCGGGGAGCCGTTCTCCTCTGTGTCGATTTCCCAGATGAACGCTTCCTTCAGTCCGTAGTGGGCCGCCATGTACTGGAATGCCCGTTCACTCGTCACGAGTGTCCGGTTCTCCTCTGGGATGTCATTGATGCGGTCCTCGTATTCCTTATCAATCTCTTTCAGGCGGGCGATATACTCCTCACCCGTCTTTTCGATTTTGTCGCTGTCTGTCGGATGTTTCTCTTTCAGGATGCGTGTAATATCCTCCGCCATCTTGACTCCGACACCGGGATCGATGAACGCATGCGGGTTCATCTCTTCATCACGTCCGTCCGCTCCTGATAAGTACATCGGTTCCACATGCTCTGTCAGGTTGAAGATGTTTTCATCTTTCTGATGGACGGAGTCCGTCAGTTTTTTGAACCAGCCGTGTTCGCCGCCTTCCAGGTTCAGTCCGTTATAGAGGAGGACGTCCGCGTCAGTAGCTGCTTTGATATCGTTCGGAAGCGGTTCGTATTCGTGCGGATCCGTTCCGGATGGCACCAGGTTATGCACTTCCACATAATCGCCGCCGATCTGACGGACCATATCCGCGATGATCGTGAAAGAGGTGACGACTTTCAGTTTGCCGCCGCTGTCCTTGTTGTCACC comes from Sporosarcina trichiuri and encodes:
- a CDS encoding DUF3298 and DUF4163 domain-containing protein; the encoded protein is MRNNPVLVTSRPLPNPSPSVSIVYPEVLLPHLPAVQHSLNTQIRDALNQLLIDQNYYDPNLVELIVYYEVKTNERDILSLTLIAYSFTGGAHGMTVVKPLTFDTTTGKKYSLHDLFGSQEFEKPISEIVRKKIDQWDVDLLDPPFTGIRRDQDFYLADTSLVVFFQLYEITPYVWGFPYFPIALKDLERIIPENSPLQRFIPFL
- a CDS encoding metal ABC transporter solute-binding protein, Zn/Mn family encodes the protein MKKLATWLGLSLMAVFLLAACGSGKDVSSASGDNKDSGGKLKVVTSFTIIADMVRQIGGDYVEVHNLVPSGTDPHEYEPLPNDIKAATDADVLLYNGLNLEGGEHGWFKKLTDSVHQKDENIFNLTEHVEPMYLSGADGRDEEMNPHAFIDPGVGVKMAEDITRILKEKHPTDSDKIEKTGEEYIARLKEIDKEYEDRINDIPEENRTLVTSERAFQYMAAHYGLKEAFIWEIDTEENGSPKQIKDLVHFIKEHKVPVLFVESNVDTRPMETVSKETGVPIADKPIYSDEIGDPGEEIDTYVKYLNYNIDLMHDEMSKKR